The Streptomyces sp. NBC_01268 genome window below encodes:
- a CDS encoding aminotransferase class I/II-fold pyridoxal phosphate-dependent enzyme: MALRQLTGPLRWWTLVYVLFVAALTVAYLEVPSRHTVLWALIGLSGVAAILTGVRLHRPARRWPWLVLAAANFTFVAGDTAYNVLEAFFHQNRPFPSVADAFYLATYPLFALGLYGFIRHRAAGRDLAVALDALILTSGLALLSWVNLITPLATSPDMTWVERAISIAYPLGDVLMLAMLARLLVPGGLRSRAVQLLTLGTCGILFSDVVYGMQQMEGTWQVGTPWDLGWVVFFTAWGLAALHPSMTGLTEPAPAPAPGIAERRLLLLAAASLIAPALLLFQSLRRDPDRDVGVIAIFSAIMFLLVLVRLWGMMTDHRKAEARERSLRVAAASLVAALSPREVAAAVETAAATLFGAGTPHRTILLARDRRGRLTAVPTAGHPWNIQIAEITGPGSRSVSWTELLGDGRRLLPVDRLDPALAAAAEPESHVLVCPLALQAPAAGESLLGALLFAGTDKKLFEISGPAQSLASQAALALERFGLSEEVSRRTSEAYFRTLVHNTSDVILIVDDDDTVRYASPSAESMFGHSLLPGTPLTELLAPGDAQSALRILADVRARGDIDARDDWKLLHGGAADLEVEVRCSNLRNEATVHGLVLTLRDVTEQRKLERELTHRAFHDSLTGLPNRVLLLERIERALLRGRREATLTCMLFVDLDDFKVVNDTMGHSVGDELLVAVARRLTSVLRLTDTAARLGGDEFGVLIEGAREPGDAEALAAEIVHTLSQPFRLTDGAVSVSTSVGVATVLDSAHAEELLGHADLALYAAKAAGKKRWRRFRPELHSRLVARHELQAGMDTAIADHAFALRYQPIVEVDDGALAGFEALIRWPHARRGMVPPDQFITLAEESGHIMPLGAWVLDHAARDISRWQRSRPRTPPLRANVNVSARQFRDPGLLDVVRHTLRATGLAADSLVLELTESVLMRRDEQIGTTMRALKDLGVSIAIDDFGTGFSSLSYLREFPIDVLKVDKSFIDDITSDRQQVALVEGIVRIADVLGLQVVAEGIENEEQRALLADMGCRYGQGFLFARPMTAHQAETFLRRAPEPAKHAVRGRAAGPGRPATPPPPSEAARTPDRPPARAPTASAAASAPGSGSGRGAGTRARTGSPSARPDARWHDLERLKRTSPMCDAVIDEIDGRRLRVGDHWLIDFASCNYLGFDLDPEIMAAIEPQVRAWGTHPSWSRLIGSPRLYPRIEERLTDLLGAPDTLLLPTITLIHQSVIPLLAAGGRIYVEAQAHRTIYDACVIARGQGAEVHRFHADRPWELDTMLREAPGGGPRLVCMDGVNSMTGNYPDLPGLARICRANGALLYVDDAHGFGVIGERTPGETSPYGSRGNGIVRHLGESYDGIVLVGGFSKAYSSLLAFLAVPRRLKDHLKVAAAPYLYSGPSPTASLATALAGLHVNDERGDALRADLHRRTARVLHHVRGLGIDTPNTDGLPIIEIPLAEADDLAAVAAFLWERGIYVTLASYPLVPRDRVGFRVQITAANTDEEIDQLDDALTALARRFPLQHSVPARPGAVPAGQSPEP; encoded by the coding sequence ATGGCGCTGCGACAGCTGACCGGGCCACTGCGCTGGTGGACCCTCGTGTACGTGCTGTTCGTGGCCGCCCTGACCGTCGCCTACCTGGAGGTGCCGTCCCGGCACACCGTGCTGTGGGCGCTCATCGGCCTCAGCGGGGTCGCCGCCATCCTCACGGGCGTCAGGCTGCACCGCCCGGCCCGCCGCTGGCCCTGGCTCGTGCTGGCCGCCGCCAACTTCACCTTCGTCGCGGGCGACACCGCGTACAACGTGCTGGAGGCGTTCTTCCACCAGAACCGGCCCTTCCCCTCCGTCGCGGACGCCTTCTACCTCGCCACCTATCCGCTCTTCGCCCTCGGCCTGTACGGCTTCATCCGCCACCGGGCCGCCGGACGGGACCTCGCGGTGGCGCTCGACGCGCTCATCCTCACCTCCGGGCTCGCCCTGCTCTCCTGGGTCAACCTGATCACCCCGCTCGCCACGTCCCCCGACATGACGTGGGTCGAGCGCGCGATCTCCATCGCCTACCCCCTGGGCGACGTGCTGATGCTCGCCATGCTCGCCCGGCTCCTCGTACCCGGCGGACTGCGCTCCCGCGCCGTCCAGCTCCTCACCCTCGGCACCTGCGGCATCCTCTTCTCCGACGTCGTCTACGGCATGCAGCAGATGGAGGGCACCTGGCAGGTCGGCACCCCCTGGGACCTCGGCTGGGTGGTCTTCTTCACCGCATGGGGCCTCGCCGCCCTGCACCCCTCGATGACCGGCCTGACCGAGCCCGCTCCCGCACCGGCCCCGGGGATCGCCGAACGGCGGCTCCTGCTGCTGGCGGCCGCCTCCCTCATCGCGCCCGCCCTGCTGCTCTTCCAGTCGCTGCGCCGGGACCCCGACCGGGACGTCGGTGTCATCGCGATCTTCTCCGCGATCATGTTCCTGCTGGTCCTGGTACGGCTCTGGGGCATGATGACCGACCACCGCAAGGCCGAGGCCCGCGAGCGCAGCCTGCGCGTCGCCGCCGCCTCCCTGGTCGCCGCCCTGAGCCCCCGCGAGGTCGCCGCGGCCGTCGAGACCGCGGCCGCCACCCTCTTCGGCGCCGGCACGCCGCACCGGACGATCCTGCTCGCCCGCGACCGGCGCGGCCGGCTCACCGCCGTGCCCACCGCCGGCCACCCGTGGAACATCCAGATCGCGGAGATCACCGGCCCCGGCTCCCGGAGCGTCTCCTGGACCGAGCTCCTCGGCGACGGCAGGCGGCTGCTCCCCGTCGACCGCCTCGACCCGGCCCTCGCCGCCGCGGCCGAGCCCGAGAGCCATGTGCTGGTCTGCCCGCTCGCCCTCCAGGCCCCGGCCGCCGGCGAGTCGTTGCTCGGCGCGCTCCTGTTCGCCGGCACGGACAAGAAGCTGTTCGAGATCTCCGGCCCCGCCCAGTCCCTCGCCTCCCAGGCGGCGCTCGCCCTGGAGCGGTTCGGACTCAGCGAGGAGGTCAGCCGCCGCACCAGCGAGGCCTACTTCCGCACCCTGGTGCACAACACCTCGGACGTCATCCTCATCGTCGACGACGACGACACCGTCCGGTACGCCAGCCCCTCCGCCGAGTCGATGTTCGGCCACTCCCTGCTGCCCGGCACCCCCCTCACCGAACTCCTCGCCCCCGGCGACGCGCAGAGCGCCCTGCGGATCCTCGCCGACGTCCGCGCGCGCGGCGACATCGACGCCCGCGACGACTGGAAGCTGCTGCACGGCGGCGCCGCCGACCTGGAGGTCGAGGTCCGCTGCAGCAACCTGCGCAACGAGGCCACCGTCCACGGCCTGGTCCTGACCCTCCGGGACGTCACCGAGCAGCGCAAACTGGAGCGCGAGCTCACCCACCGCGCCTTCCACGACTCGCTCACCGGCCTGCCCAACCGGGTGCTGCTCCTGGAACGCATCGAGCGCGCCCTGCTGCGCGGCCGCCGCGAAGCCACCCTGACCTGCATGCTCTTCGTCGACCTCGACGACTTCAAGGTCGTCAACGACACCATGGGGCACTCCGTCGGCGACGAACTCCTCGTCGCCGTCGCCCGCCGCCTCACCTCCGTGCTCCGGCTCACCGACACCGCGGCCCGGCTCGGCGGCGACGAGTTCGGCGTCCTCATCGAGGGCGCCCGCGAACCCGGCGACGCCGAGGCCCTCGCCGCCGAGATCGTGCACACCCTCAGCCAGCCCTTCCGCCTCACCGACGGCGCCGTCTCCGTCTCCACCAGCGTGGGCGTCGCCACCGTCCTCGACAGCGCCCACGCCGAGGAGCTCCTCGGCCACGCCGACCTCGCCCTGTACGCCGCCAAGGCCGCCGGCAAGAAGCGCTGGCGCCGCTTCCGGCCCGAGCTGCACTCCCGGCTGGTCGCCCGGCACGAGCTCCAGGCCGGCATGGACACCGCCATCGCCGACCACGCCTTCGCCCTGCGCTACCAGCCCATCGTCGAGGTCGACGACGGCGCCCTGGCCGGCTTCGAGGCCCTCATCCGCTGGCCGCACGCCCGCCGGGGGATGGTCCCGCCGGACCAGTTCATCACCCTGGCCGAGGAGAGCGGGCACATCATGCCGCTCGGCGCCTGGGTCCTCGACCACGCGGCCCGGGACATCTCCCGCTGGCAGCGCTCCCGCCCCCGTACCCCGCCGCTGCGCGCCAACGTCAACGTCTCCGCCCGCCAGTTCCGCGACCCCGGGCTGCTCGACGTGGTCCGGCACACCCTGCGTGCCACCGGCCTCGCCGCCGACTCCCTCGTCCTGGAGCTGACCGAGAGCGTGCTGATGCGCAGGGACGAGCAGATCGGCACGACCATGCGGGCGCTGAAGGACCTCGGCGTCTCCATCGCCATCGACGACTTCGGCACCGGCTTCTCCTCGCTCAGCTATCTCCGCGAGTTCCCCATCGACGTCCTGAAGGTCGACAAGTCGTTCATCGACGACATCACCTCCGACCGGCAGCAGGTCGCGCTCGTCGAGGGCATCGTCCGCATCGCCGACGTCCTCGGGCTCCAGGTCGTCGCCGAGGGCATCGAGAACGAGGAGCAGCGGGCCCTCCTCGCCGACATGGGCTGCCGCTACGGACAGGGCTTCCTCTTCGCCCGGCCGATGACCGCCCACCAGGCCGAGACCTTCCTGCGCCGCGCCCCCGAGCCGGCCAAGCACGCCGTGCGGGGCCGGGCCGCGGGCCCGGGCCGTCCCGCCACCCCGCCGCCCCCGTCCGAGGCAGCCCGCACCCCCGACCGTCCGCCCGCCCGCGCCCCCACCGCGTCCGCGGCCGCCTCCGCGCCCGGTTCCGGATCAGGTCGCGGAGCCGGAACGAGAGCCAGAACCGGATCCCCCTCCGCCCGCCCCGACGCCCGCTGGCACGACCTGGAACGGCTCAAGCGGACCAGTCCGATGTGCGACGCCGTCATCGACGAGATCGACGGGCGCAGGCTCCGCGTCGGCGACCACTGGCTGATCGACTTCGCCTCCTGCAACTACCTCGGCTTCGACCTCGACCCCGAGATCATGGCCGCCATCGAACCCCAGGTCCGTGCCTGGGGCACCCACCCCAGCTGGTCCCGGCTGATCGGCAGCCCCCGCCTCTACCCCCGCATCGAGGAACGGCTCACCGACCTGCTCGGCGCCCCGGACACCCTGCTGCTGCCCACCATCACCCTCATCCACCAGTCGGTCATCCCGCTGCTCGCCGCCGGCGGCCGGATCTACGTCGAGGCCCAGGCCCACCGGACGATCTACGACGCCTGCGTCATCGCCCGCGGCCAAGGTGCCGAGGTGCACCGCTTCCACGCCGACCGGCCGTGGGAGCTCGACACGATGCTGCGGGAGGCGCCCGGCGGAGGCCCCCGGCTGGTGTGCATGGACGGCGTCAACAGCATGACCGGCAACTACCCCGACCTGCCCGGACTCGCCCGGATCTGCCGGGCCAACGGCGCCCTGCTGTACGTCGACGACGCCCACGGCTTCGGGGTCATCGGCGAACGCACCCCGGGCGAGACCAGCCCGTACGGATCGCGCGGCAACGGCATCGTCCGCCACCTCGGCGAGAGCTACGACGGCATCGTCCTGGTCGGCGGATTCTCCAAGGCCTACTCCTCCCTGCTCGCCTTCCTCGCCGTGCCCCGGCGCCTCAAGGACCACCTCAAGGTGGCCGCCGCCCCCTACCTGTACTCCGGCCCCTCACCGACCGCCTCGCTCGCCACCGCCCTCGCCGGACTCCACGTCAACGACGAACGCGGCGACGCGCTCCGCGCCGACCTGCACCGCAGGACCGCCCGCGTCCTGCACCACGTGCGCGGCCTGGGCATCGACACCCCCAACACCGACGGCCTGCCCATCATCGAGATCCCCCTCGCCGAAGCGGACGACCTCGCGGCCGTCGCCGCCTTCCTGTGGGAGCGCGGCATCTACGTCACCCTGGCCAGTTACCCGCTGGTGCCGCGCGACCGGGTCGGCTTCCGCGTCCAGATCACCGCCGCCAACACCGACGAGGAGATCGACCAGCTCGACGACGCGCTCACCGCCCTCGCGCGGCGCTTCCCGCTCCAGCACAGTGTGCCCGCCCGTCCCGGCGCGGTCCCGGCCGGACAGTCCCCGGAGCCGTGA
- a CDS encoding putative quinol monooxygenase, giving the protein MIFIAVRFTARPECADTWLDLVADFTRATREEPGNLFFDWSRSVDDPHQYVLLEAFADAEAGAAHVASAHFKAGLETMAGAIASTPEIINVEVPQQGWGAMGELAR; this is encoded by the coding sequence ATGATCTTCATCGCCGTACGGTTCACCGCCCGCCCCGAATGCGCCGACACCTGGCTCGACCTCGTCGCCGACTTCACCCGCGCCACCCGCGAGGAGCCCGGGAACCTCTTCTTCGACTGGTCGCGCAGCGTCGACGACCCGCACCAGTACGTCCTCCTGGAGGCCTTCGCCGACGCCGAGGCGGGCGCCGCCCACGTCGCGTCCGCCCACTTCAAGGCCGGCCTGGAGACGATGGCCGGAGCCATCGCGTCCACCCCCGAGATCATCAACGTCGAGGTGCCGCAGCAGGGCTGGGGCGCCATGGGCGAGCTCGCCCGCTGA
- a CDS encoding IclR family transcriptional regulator — protein sequence MPPSPPGPQSVDRALVLLDAVADADRPVSAKALARTLGCALSTVYHLTGPLIARGHLVRTPEGYAPGPRVPALHRAYQRHHGLGGGEVGIGELLGLLRRSSGAEAYFTAYRDGRITVVDTTAPVTDTAHPFVPGAEARAHATAHGKALLAELPAAQRRRYLAAHGMARYTERTITSPERFEAELARVRERGFAVSVGEADPAYTCLATVLPAARRDGVVHAVSVSLPTDGFRQRHGAVRAALARAVPLFTAALPATP from the coding sequence GTGCCCCCGTCCCCGCCCGGACCCCAGTCCGTCGACCGTGCCCTCGTACTCCTCGACGCCGTCGCCGACGCCGACCGGCCCGTCAGTGCGAAGGCGCTCGCCCGCACGCTGGGGTGTGCCCTGTCGACCGTCTACCACCTGACCGGTCCGCTGATCGCCCGCGGCCACCTCGTCCGCACCCCCGAGGGGTACGCGCCCGGGCCCCGCGTGCCCGCGCTGCACCGGGCCTACCAGCGCCATCACGGGCTCGGCGGCGGCGAGGTCGGCATCGGTGAGCTGCTCGGGCTGCTGCGCCGCAGCTCCGGGGCCGAGGCCTACTTCACCGCCTACCGGGACGGACGGATCACCGTCGTCGACACGACCGCGCCGGTCACCGACACCGCACACCCCTTCGTGCCCGGCGCCGAAGCCCGCGCGCACGCCACCGCCCACGGCAAGGCGCTGCTCGCCGAGCTGCCCGCCGCGCAGCGCCGGCGGTATCTGGCCGCCCACGGCATGGCCCGGTACACCGAGCGCACCATCACCAGCCCCGAGCGTTTCGAGGCGGAGCTCGCCCGGGTGCGCGAGCGCGGCTTCGCCGTCTCCGTGGGGGAGGCGGACCCCGCGTACACCTGCCTGGCCACCGTGCTGCCGGCCGCCCGTCGCGACGGGGTCGTGCACGCCGTCTCGGTCTCCCTGCCCACCGACGGGTTCCGGCAGCGGCACGGTGCCGTGCGCGCGGCCCTCGCCCGCGCCGTCCCGCTCTTCACCGCGGCGCTGCCCGCCACCCCGTAG
- a CDS encoding VanW family protein, with the protein MRRSTTDHPTAAPAGRRGHIRKAALATGAVAAVAGGLYVAGLVAAGDDISAGTRVDGVDIGGLSRAEAAARLTSAAPAAWKDPLKVRIGDTDATVDPAAAGLTVDVAATADKAADPSRDPVTVIGRLFSSGEREIEPVVAFDAAKARAAVDATAKEHDRTVREGAVAFKDGKAVPTQPRDGRALDAAAAVDALRGAYPAAGGSAPVTLPVSVTQPKVQAAEVSRFMKDFASPAMSGPVTLTSGDKRLAISAATLGDHLSVTAADGRLNSSLDTASLLRDPDVSGPLDSFTGAPVEARLGVQDGKVVVERDGRPGREVSPAAFQQAVEPLLTKEGQAARTAPVPTTVTEPELSSKSLAALGIKEQMSTFTVNFPTAPYRTTNIGRAVELINGSLVKPGAVWSFNQTVGERTKANGFVDGTMIMDGQYQKAPGGGVSAVATTMYNALFFAGVQPVEHGAHSFYIERYPAGREATVAWGTLDLKFRNDSGKPIYIKASSTDSSVTISFLGTKKYDSVEAVAGPRTNIKPPAERKDPSPKCEIQEPLEGFDIKVDRVFKNGGAEVKRQTFSTHYTPRDKVTCVGKE; encoded by the coding sequence GTGCGCCGCTCCACGACCGACCACCCCACCGCGGCCCCCGCTGGGCGCCGCGGTCACATACGCAAGGCGGCGCTCGCGACCGGCGCGGTCGCGGCCGTCGCCGGAGGGCTGTACGTGGCGGGCCTCGTCGCCGCCGGGGACGACATATCCGCGGGCACCCGCGTCGACGGGGTGGACATCGGCGGGCTGAGCCGCGCCGAGGCCGCGGCCCGGCTGACGTCCGCCGCCCCCGCCGCCTGGAAGGACCCGCTGAAGGTCCGTATCGGCGACACGGACGCGACCGTCGACCCGGCCGCCGCCGGACTCACCGTCGACGTGGCGGCCACCGCCGACAAGGCGGCGGACCCGTCACGCGACCCGGTCACCGTGATCGGCCGCCTCTTCTCCTCGGGCGAACGGGAGATAGAGCCGGTCGTCGCGTTCGACGCCGCCAAGGCGCGCGCCGCGGTCGACGCCACCGCCAAGGAGCACGACCGTACGGTCCGCGAGGGCGCCGTGGCGTTCAAGGACGGCAAGGCGGTCCCCACCCAGCCACGCGACGGGCGCGCGCTCGACGCGGCGGCGGCGGTCGACGCCCTGCGCGGCGCCTACCCCGCGGCCGGCGGTTCGGCCCCCGTGACGCTGCCGGTCTCCGTGACGCAGCCGAAGGTGCAGGCGGCCGAGGTCTCCCGCTTCATGAAGGACTTCGCCTCCCCGGCCATGTCCGGCCCGGTGACCCTGACCTCGGGCGACAAGCGGCTCGCGATCTCCGCGGCCACACTCGGCGACCACCTGAGCGTGACGGCGGCCGACGGGCGCCTGAACTCGTCCCTCGACACCGCCTCCCTGCTGCGCGACCCGGACGTCTCCGGCCCGCTGGACTCCTTCACCGGCGCCCCGGTCGAGGCCCGGCTCGGCGTGCAGGACGGCAAGGTCGTCGTCGAGCGGGACGGCCGCCCGGGCCGCGAGGTGTCGCCGGCCGCCTTCCAGCAGGCGGTGGAGCCGCTGCTCACCAAGGAGGGGCAGGCGGCCCGTACGGCTCCGGTGCCGACGACGGTGACCGAACCCGAACTGTCGTCGAAGTCCCTGGCCGCACTGGGCATCAAGGAGCAGATGTCGACGTTCACGGTGAACTTCCCGACCGCTCCCTACCGGACGACGAACATCGGCCGGGCCGTCGAGCTGATCAACGGCTCGCTGGTGAAGCCGGGCGCGGTGTGGAGCTTCAACCAGACGGTCGGCGAACGCACGAAGGCCAACGGCTTCGTGGACGGCACGATGATCATGGACGGCCAGTACCAGAAGGCACCGGGCGGCGGTGTCTCAGCGGTGGCGACCACGATGTACAACGCCCTGTTCTTCGCCGGCGTCCAGCCGGTCGAGCACGGCGCGCACTCCTTCTACATCGAGCGCTACCCGGCCGGCCGCGAGGCGACGGTGGCGTGGGGCACGCTGGACCTGAAGTTCCGCAACGACTCGGGCAAGCCGATCTACATCAAGGCGAGCTCGACGGACTCGTCGGTCACGATCAGCTTCCTCGGCACGAAGAAGTACGACTCGGTGGAGGCGGTCGCGGGCCCGCGCACGAACATCAAGCCGCCGGCCGAGCGCAAGGACCCGAGCCCGAAGTGCGAGATCCAGGAACCGCTGGAGGGCTTCGACATCAAGGTCGACCGGGTCTTCAAGAACGGCGGGGCCGAGGTGAAGCGCCAGACGTTCTCGACGCACTACACGCCACGGGACAAGGTGACGTGCGTGGGCAAGGAATGA
- a CDS encoding MFS transporter, translating into MAAATHAPTPPGSLKRIVAASLIGTTIEWYDFFLYGSAAALVFNKLFFPESDPLVGTLLSFLTYAVGFAARPLGALVFGHYGDRLGRKKLLVLSLLLMGGATFAIGLLPTHATVGSAAPLLLTALRLVQGFALGGEWGGAVLLVSEHGDARRRGFWASWPQTGAPAGQLLATGVLSALTALLSDSAFLSWGWRIPFLLSGVLVIVGLWIRLSVDESPVFKAALAAAEQRKADAAGQTEKMPLVAVLKHHWRDVLIAMGARMAENISYYVITAFILVYATTQVGLSKQTALNAVLIGSAVHFAVIPLWGALSDRVGRRPVYLVGAVGVGLWMFPFFSLIDQGSFGSLLLAVTVGLVLHGAMYAPQAAFFSEMFATRMRYSGASIGAQFSSVAAGAPAPLIATALLADYDSSTPIALYVIAAALLTVVALGCARETRHRDLAGIAEDGVDAAGAAGAGGAAGAQGVSAGGSVRGADA; encoded by the coding sequence ATGGCCGCCGCAACACACGCCCCCACGCCTCCCGGTTCCCTCAAGCGCATCGTCGCCGCCAGCCTCATCGGCACCACCATCGAGTGGTACGACTTCTTCCTCTACGGGTCGGCCGCGGCGCTGGTGTTCAACAAGTTGTTCTTCCCCGAGTCCGATCCGCTGGTCGGGACCCTGCTGTCCTTCCTCACCTACGCCGTCGGGTTCGCGGCGCGGCCGTTGGGTGCGCTCGTGTTCGGGCACTACGGGGACCGGCTCGGGCGGAAGAAGCTGCTGGTGCTCAGCCTGCTGCTGATGGGCGGGGCGACGTTCGCGATCGGGCTGCTGCCGACGCACGCGACCGTCGGGTCCGCCGCGCCGCTGCTGCTCACCGCGCTGCGGCTGGTGCAGGGGTTCGCGCTCGGCGGTGAGTGGGGCGGGGCCGTGCTGCTCGTGTCCGAGCACGGGGACGCGCGGCGGCGTGGGTTCTGGGCCTCGTGGCCGCAGACCGGGGCGCCGGCCGGGCAGTTGCTCGCCACCGGTGTGCTCTCCGCGCTCACCGCGCTGCTGTCCGACTCCGCGTTCCTGTCCTGGGGCTGGCGGATCCCGTTCCTGCTCTCCGGCGTGCTCGTGATCGTAGGGCTCTGGATCCGCCTGTCGGTCGACGAGTCGCCCGTCTTCAAGGCCGCACTCGCCGCCGCCGAGCAGCGCAAGGCGGACGCCGCGGGCCAGACCGAGAAGATGCCGCTGGTCGCCGTCCTCAAGCACCACTGGCGCGACGTGCTCATCGCCATGGGCGCCCGTATGGCCGAGAACATCAGCTACTACGTCATCACCGCCTTCATCCTCGTCTACGCCACCACCCAGGTCGGGCTCTCCAAGCAGACCGCCCTCAACGCCGTCCTCATCGGATCCGCCGTCCACTTCGCCGTCATCCCGCTCTGGGGGGCCTTGTCCGATCGCGTCGGCCGGCGGCCTGTCTACCTGGTCGGCGCCGTGGGCGTCGGGCTGTGGATGTTCCCGTTCTTCTCCCTGATCGACCAGGGGTCCTTCGGAAGCCTCCTGCTCGCCGTGACCGTGGGCCTCGTCCTGCACGGCGCCATGTACGCCCCCCAGGCCGCCTTCTTCTCCGAGATGTTCGCGACCCGCATGCGCTACTCCGGGGCCTCCATCGGCGCCCAGTTCTCCTCCGTCGCCGCCGGGGCCCCCGCCCCCCTCATCGCCACCGCGCTGCTCGCCGACTACGACAGCTCCACCCCGATCGCCCTCTACGTGATCGCCGCCGCCCTCCTCACCGTCGTCGCCCTCGGCTGCGCCCGTGAGACCCGGCACCGGGACCTCGCCGGGATCGCCGAGGACGGCGTGGACGCGGCGGGTGCGGCGGGTGCAGGAGGTGCCGCGGGTGCTCAGGGGGTTTCCGCCGGCGGGTCCGTCCGTGGTGCCGACGCCTGA